Proteins from a single region of Apostichopus japonicus isolate 1M-3 chromosome 21, ASM3797524v1, whole genome shotgun sequence:
- the LOC139963218 gene encoding uncharacterized protein produces MAYLHIQIWLPLFALFTGTCALTDKFSREPVNQTVRAGETVTFHCTVASSRSTYLYVYWYKSFGYSNSPSMPISSARTINSNADSRYSIVGTGLQYNLQIRDVEVGDTSYYKCRYYNGQYFDSQIAELSVFDESRTPRCRYQPLNPEVGAMVSISCAPGSPASRSTLTLWRGTHGYQVTNLNRQSDGSITYRFQLRENDNNREYTCNNGRTYDNIHNCSVTPLSIKSTISFTPGVNYGMPGDEIRFSCQATGVPAFSSYRWLLGVGANTLRITTSVGRYIFSTNGDSARLTILGLKLSDNNTAVRCVAVNNLGHREMALGKIIVQSSHHIPTDVITTAKPIAVQTTHGSVVQEFPLDVTTVMDHREKAVLKSEPPIEGVSSENTSQKDNSTNVKISLNKSPNKKNSVALPIILTLLFVLLIVIIIIFIILIKKTDKPPPELLKRLSLRKPAVLKRISVRRPQFLERFTIRKSWQGAKLKVEAGVDALQKRATWGGRPNENEEKRKSLRDQIEVVVNPPPPEWKLKVEDVNKAQRNRLMSHHAPTGGYSAKEKDLLNSLMTGTIQMKTLERVEGIDIISVNPEDVESQSGSDIEEEGTYGISDKERERKGKLCEPQDKEERPKIATIVTNDTDAQSRSETENTKQDIEAEVVYANSSVAMGKENDNEDSLQADVPREVKYAELDLKISGPWDARDIIQTEAKTAYAVIDHRKKTPVVRSTCNL; encoded by the coding sequence ATGGCATATTTACATATCCAAATCTGGTTACCCCTTTTCGCACTTTTTACTGGCACATGCGCATTGACAGATAAATTTAGCCGGGAACCTGTAAACCAAACTGTGAGAGCTGGGGAGACTGTGACATTTCATTGTACTGTTGCAAGTTCACGTAGTACCTACTTATATGTCTATTGGTACAAAAGCTTCGGCTACTCCAACTCGCCTTCCATGCCTATTTCTTCTGCCAGGACTATTAACTCAAATGCCGATAGTCGGTATTCGATAGTCGGTACCGGTTTACAATATAATCTACAGATAAGAGACGTCGAGGTTGGTGACACTTCGTATTATAAGTGTAGATACTACAATGGACAATACTTTGATTCTCAAATCGCAGAGTTAAGCGTGTTTGATGAATCGCGTACACCGCGATGCCGGTACCAACCGTTGAACCCCGAAGTGGGAGCAATGGTGAGTATTTCATGTGCTCCCGGATCACCTGCATCTAGAAGTACTCTTACGTTATGGAGAGGTACACATGGTTACCAAGTAACCAACTTAAATCGACAATCTGACGGTTCTATTACATACCGGTTTCAACTTCGGGAGAACGATAACAATAGAGAATACACCTGCAACAATGGCAGAACATATGACAATATTCACAATTGTTCCGTTACACCTTTAAGTATTAAATCCACCATTTCCTTCACACCGGGTGTCAACTACGGTATGCCCGGTGACGAAATTCGGTTTTCGTGTCAAGCAACTGGAGTACCGGCTTTTTCTTCCTACCGGTGGTTACTTGGGGTAGGTGCGAATACTCTACGGATAACTACATCAGTCGGTAGATATATATTCTCAACCAACGGTGACTCTGCGAGACTAACCATTCTCGGATTAAAATTATCGGATAACAATACCGCCGTTCGATGTGTAGCTGTGAATAACCTAGGTCACAGAGAAATGGCGCTCGGTAAAATAATTGTGCAATCTTCTCACCACATTCCAACTGACGTCATAACAACAGCCAAACCTATTGCAGTACAAACAACACACGGCAGTGTTGTACAGGAATTTCCATTGGATGTTACCACCGTAATGGATCATCGTGAAAAGGCGGTTTTGAAGTCTGAACCTCCGATTGAGGGCGTTTCTTCAGAAAATACGTCACAAAAAGATAACTCAACAAACGTTAAGATCTCGTTGAATAAATCCCCAAATAAAAAGAACTCGGTTGCTTTGCCGATCATTTTAACGTTACTTTTTGTGCTTTTAatagttattataattattttcattattctaaTCAAGAAAACAGACAAACCCCCACCAGAATTGTTGAAGCGATTATCACTGCGGAAGCCCGCTGTTTTGAAGAGAATATCAGTAAGGCGTCCGCAATTCCTGGAACGCTTTACTATAAGGAAAAGTTGGCAAGGCGCAAAGCTAAAAGTAGAAGCCGGAGTCGACGCTTTGCAGAAGAGGGCCACGTGGGGTGGCAGACCGAacgaaaatgaagaaaagagaaaatcgCTTAGAGATCAAATCGAGGTAGTGGTGAACCCACCCCCTCCTGAATGGAAACTTAAAGTCGAGGACGTCAATAAGGCACAAAGAAATCGATTAATGAGCCATCACGCACCTACAGGGGGGTATTCCGCGAAAGAGAAGGATCTATTAAATTCGTTAATGACTGGGACAATACAAATGAAAACACTGGAACGAGTTGAAGGGATTGATATCATATCTGTGAATCCTGAAGATGTTGAATCACAGTCAGGATCTGATATTGAAGAGGAAGGTACATACGGGATATCGGAtaaggaaagagaaagaaaggggAAGCTTTGTGAACCACAAGATAAAGAAGAACGTCCAAAGATTGCTACCATAGTAACGAATGACACGGATGCGCAGTCGCGGTCAGAAACAGAGAATACAAAGCAAGATATAGAAGCTGAAGTTGTATACGCGAACTCAAGCGTAGCTATGGGTAAAGAGAATGACAATGAAGATTCTTTGCAAGCGGACGTTCCGCGGGAAGTGAAATATGCGGAATTGGACTTAAAAATATCAGGTCCATGGGACGCCAGAGATATCATCCAAACAGAGGCAAAGACCGCTTATGCCGTTATTGATCATAGGAAGAAAACCCCAGTTGTACGTAGCACGTGTAACTTGTAA